The Pseudodesulfovibrio cashew genomic sequence TTACGTCAATTACCTGAAGTTCGACAGCAAGAAGGATCAGGAACTGGCCAAGCTCTTTGAACTGGTCACCACCAATGAGACCAGTTTTTTCAGGGATATGAAGCAACTGGAGGCCTTCCGCGACAACGTGCTCAAGCAGAAGCTCGACGAGCAGCGCAAGGCCGGCAAGCGGGAGTTGAACATCTGGTCGGCGGGTTGCTCATCAGGTGAGGAGCCGTACACGCTCTCCATGCTCCTGCATGAATGCCTGGGCGCGGAGATGGCCCGGTGGCGGATTCAGATTGCCGCGGTAGACCTCTCCCATGCCATGATCGCCAAAGCCAAGGCCGGGGTCTACAAGGAGTACGCCTTCAAGACCACGCCTCCGGAGATGCGGAAGAAGTATTTCATCGAGCAGGGCGAGGAGTGGAAGCTCCGTCCCGAGGTCATGCGCCCGGTACGTTTCGCCCAATTGAATCTGAATGACCGAGCCTCCCTGAAGCGCCTTCCGCGTTCGCATATCGTCTTTTGCCGCAACGTGATCATCTATTTCGACGAAGACATGAAGAAACGGGTTGTCGGCTCCTTCTACGACAATCTCTTGCCCGGCGGGTATCTCCTGCTCGGCCACTCGGAAACGCTGCACAGGGTCTCCAAGACCTTCAAGCCCATTTTCCATCCGGGCTCCATCGTGTACCAGAAAGAAGGCTAGGGATACGGCGCGCCGCAGACAGGGAGGGAAGACGTTTTGGCTATCAAACCGCTTAGCGAATTGACTCCGGGCATGGCCCTGGCTTCCGACCTCAGGGCCGAAGACGGAAGGCTGCTCTTCACCGCCGGGACCGAGCTGGAGGAGCGCCATTTGGCGCTGCTCGATCGGGTGGGCGTGGCCGAAGTCGACGTGACCGAAGAGGAGGCATCGCTCAGCGACGAGACCCTGCGTGATATCGAGGACTACGTTCGTGACTTCTTCCTCTACGTAAATCCTGATTTTTCCCCGGCCATCGAGTTGTTTCATGTGGTCCTGGAGATCACCGCCCGGGCCGTGGCCTCGGGTTGGGCTCTGCCCGACCTGGATGCCAGGCGTGCCACCAACGTGGAGCACCTTGAAGACATCTTCATCACGGGCATGGGCACGCCGGAAACCATCGCCAAGCACGAGACCGAGCTGTCCAGCTTCCCGGACATCTATTTTCGCATCCGCGAGGTGCTGGAGGACGAGTCCGCCTCGGCCGAGCGCATCGCCAAGGTGGTCAGCACGGACATGAACCTGTCCGCCAAGCTGCTCAAGCTGGTCAACTCGCCCCTGTACGGGTTTTCCCAGTCCGTGGATACCATCAGCCGCGCCGTGGCCCTGGTCGGCGGTCGTGAGTTGTCCACACTGGCCCTGGGGCTCTCCGCCATCAATTATTTCAAGGATATTCCGCCCGAGCTGGTGGACATGCGCACCTTCTGGCGGCATTCCCTGGCATGCGGCATCTTCGCCAAGCTCCTGGCCGAGACACAGACCGGCCTGTCCCCGGAACGGTTCTTCATCGGCGGCCTGCTGCACGACGTGGGCCGCCTGATCCTGTTCAAGAAGCTGCCATACGCCTCCACCGAAGCCATGCTGTTTGCCCGTGAAAATTCCATTCCCCTGGTGGAGGCGGAGCGTTCGGTCATCGGGTTCATTCATACGGACATCAGCGTCTCGCTCCTGGCCGCCTGGCAGTTTCCGACGGGAATATCCGACATGATCAACTTCCACCACACTCCGTTGCAGTATCCCAACCCCCTTGAACCCGCCATCATTCATGTGGCCGACAACATCGCCAATGCGGTGGAGATCGCCGAAGGGGGCATGTACGTTCTTCCGGGCATCGAAGAGGGTGCCTGGGACCTGCTGGGCCTGGAGCCCGATCCCTTCCTGGCCGAGGCCGTGGGACAGTACCGCCATCAGATCGATTCGTTGATGAGCGCCTTTTTCTAGCAAGACAGATCCATTGTAGACATCACCGTTTGACTTGGCGGCGGTACGCCGTTGGCGTGGCCTTTGAGCGCGTCAGCCGGAGAGGGCGCAGACGCCTCAGGCGGTTGCCGGGCTTTGGCGGACGGTCGTTTCGGCGTTGTGTTGTCTCCCGGATTTCCCCTCGGCGGGTTCGGGCTCGTCCAGAAGCGTGGCGAGCAACTCGGCGTTGGGGCTGGAAGGGCGCAGGCAGCGGCAAAGCGTACCCGCAACCAGGAGCAGAAGCAGAACTGCGGCGATGGGAATGGCATTACACATGGCTTTCCTCCTTATACAGGGGAATGCCATGGTCATGTTACGGTGGCATGCCGTTCCGGGGGCGGTTGGATGAAAGCGCCCCCCGGTCCGAGCGTGACGCCTAGAAGCGAAGCAGGTATTTGCGGGCGA encodes the following:
- a CDS encoding HDOD domain-containing protein, which translates into the protein MAIKPLSELTPGMALASDLRAEDGRLLFTAGTELEERHLALLDRVGVAEVDVTEEEASLSDETLRDIEDYVRDFFLYVNPDFSPAIELFHVVLEITARAVASGWALPDLDARRATNVEHLEDIFITGMGTPETIAKHETELSSFPDIYFRIREVLEDESASAERIAKVVSTDMNLSAKLLKLVNSPLYGFSQSVDTISRAVALVGGRELSTLALGLSAINYFKDIPPELVDMRTFWRHSLACGIFAKLLAETQTGLSPERFFIGGLLHDVGRLILFKKLPYASTEAMLFARENSIPLVEAERSVIGFIHTDISVSLLAAWQFPTGISDMINFHHTPLQYPNPLEPAIIHVADNIANAVEIAEGGMYVLPGIEEGAWDLLGLEPDPFLAEAVGQYRHQIDSLMSAFF
- a CDS encoding CheR family methyltransferase; this translates as MGSLFSKTISLRKNIKIEDDEFVLLRDFIYSKSGIYVDIKRKYLFENRFSARLAKLGLQTFTDYVNYLKFDSKKDQELAKLFELVTTNETSFFRDMKQLEAFRDNVLKQKLDEQRKAGKRELNIWSAGCSSGEEPYTLSMLLHECLGAEMARWRIQIAAVDLSHAMIAKAKAGVYKEYAFKTTPPEMRKKYFIEQGEEWKLRPEVMRPVRFAQLNLNDRASLKRLPRSHIVFCRNVIIYFDEDMKKRVVGSFYDNLLPGGYLLLGHSETLHRVSKTFKPIFHPGSIVYQKEG